A region of the Mytilus trossulus isolate FHL-02 chromosome 11, PNRI_Mtr1.1.1.hap1, whole genome shotgun sequence genome:
TTTCCCAGTCTTTCCTGTACATTGTTGCTGGTACTATTGTAAGATGAGCTTACTTGTAGTCTAGGTTCTGATGTTGATGATGCATTTTCTGACTGATTCAAACCTTGACTTGTAACAGTTCTTGTATCAACAGTAGACTCAGTATTATTCGAAACAACCGTTGTCCGTTCTTCTTGAGTTCCAGACGATGCGAATCTTGGTTCCGCTAGCAGTGCGCATGATGGTGACAGCATGCGATGCATGACGACAGGGTCGTCACCCGATTTCCATTTGTCATATGTAACTCCGCACGAAAagcactttgttttttttccgtCAATGTAGTAAAAACCAGTCTTAGCcattttaattagatttatatcaatttctCGTGGGAAATTGCTACACGATGACACTCTAAGAAGTTCATTTGACATTGACTCGCCATGGGATACTGGCGTACCACTTGAAATGCTCTCAAAATAGTTTGTTAAACTGAATGGACATAATTGAGGTTGAGACTGTGGAAAAATGCGTACTCGCAATAAATCTCCAAGTACATTGTAGCTGTCTTTATTCTGTTGTAAGCTTGATTCATTTTGAACTTTACTGACGGTCGCAATATTCTTTAAAGCAGTACTATAGCGTATTGCCATAAACTCCTGATGATTTATAACGTGTTCCATATCCGAAGACATTGTTTTGTCAGCCATTGTTTCTAGTCTTTCTATGGTCAGTCTTAAATTCGTTGAATGTTCTTTAATTTTGGCGAATGATTTCAGTCTATTTATAATTTCTGGAATTTTTGCTGGGCCCGAAAGGTTTAGTGCTAGAGTCAGTTGTTGAACTTTTTCGTCGAGTTCTTTCAGGTCACTGCAAACTTTTTCATATCCTTTTTCATTCTCTTTGTCATGTGTCGTATCATGTTCATGCGTGTCGTCAGTATCTTGTAAACACGTGCTTTCTGGTGTTAGGTCAGTTTGTACAGAACGAGAAAGCATGAGAGGCCCTTGCCCAGTATCACTAAATGATCTTTGGAATAATCTTGGTTGGCACATTGTTGAATCGATGCGTAATTGTTGAATTTGTATTAGTGGAATAAAATCTGACGTATCTGAACAACACATAATTGCAGAAACttctaaataaaagaaaaataaaaaaataagtagaGAAATATAGTCTTGTATCAAGATTAGATAATAATTGATACTAACatattattcattgttattctccatttaatatatttcagacattttttcccttatatttttaattctaattttcCATTCTTCTTTATTTGTATGCCCTCCCcctatttattttctgttacaTTCATCCttctataaaatcatatttgatatttttctgataTATTTATTCTATGTTGAAATATGTGATGTTACAACACGTCACGAAAGAACTTTTCAATAGATAAAAATTGcacaactatattttttttactaaaaacaaGGCTTATGTCTGAAGCTATATCTATAGAAGAaagtattgataaaaaaagttGCACAactgtataacatgtataaatagaTGAATGACGTGGAACTTGCCAAgtttattcaattattattaAAGCAGTGGAACAAATTACACAAAATAAAGCACTTTCATTGgttctttttttgaaattattttttttcattgacattTGTGTGTCAAACCTTAACATGCTTAAAGATTTGAAGTATTGAAGtattatacttaaaaaaaacattaaatattcctttctcaattttaggtATAATTTCATTCAAGattttgaaacttataatatggattttttttgatagagtagatcaaaaattaaaacaatgagCGCAGACGAGGTTCTTGTAAATTACAAGGGAAACACAtgcataattatataataaaacagttgtaaaacaaatttgttattattttcaaactaaaCGAAAAGGCGTTATAGTTAAACACTAACTTGATAAGAAATTATCTGATTATGCGTAAATACTATATTTTTTGCAATGTTATCCGTACATTTGCTCGTTTAAATAAAGAATGTCCATGTTGTAACTatatgaccccccccccctttttcatCAACTGATAGCcataaagtatttatttttgatagcTTTTATTCAAATCGAGAAAAGATGACATAATTGTTACTATAAATCACAATAATATGTTAAAACATTAATAACCTATATTATaactataatatttgaataagcatacatttatattttgaaacgTTTACCTTAGCTTGTTAAAGGGTATCCCTAATAATGAGTAATACTgtttacatgtgtatattatatatatatttatttttagaattatctAGAATAGTGATGATTCATCCAAAACGCCTCGTGAtcaattgattatttttaaacGTCTAACATATGATGTAAAAAGAGGCTGAATAGGTGGGGGAACGGGGATAAGACCCCTTTTTGACTCCATTTATTAATAAGTTTATTCAGACTTTTTTTAAGTTCCCCTCCAAACGTTGCTAAGTTTGGGGTACGCCctacaccccccttttttattttttttaatcttggaCACGCAAATGATCAATCTTATGTTATATTTATCCAATCACTTCTTTATTTGTCAATTATTTGGgaattttctgttaaattattacaaatatatttaaagatttacTTATTAAACATGGTTCATTTGTGccattgaaattatatttaactattaccaatatacattaaaaaaggtatgcgtttttgttaacattttgtttaatgttgATATGTGTAGTTTTTTTAAACGCTgaggtaacaaaaaaaaatgaaactaaaaaTGATATATGAACCAACAGTCAAATTTCGCACATTAGCAATTATAGTGCCCCATATTTTGCCATATGCGATAAATGTCACCAAATCATAATTCTAACTTTAAGACAAACACATATTCTTTGAAATAAACATAGTTGCACAAACGCGTACAttccttttgttatttttatacgcacgtcaaaattttgacgggacgtatttat
Encoded here:
- the LOC134691379 gene encoding baculoviral IAP repeat-containing protein 3-like yields the protein MCCSDTSDFIPLIQIQQLRIDSTMCQPRLFQRSFSDTGQGPLMLSRSVQTDLTPESTCLQDTDDTHEHDTTHDKENEKGYEKVCSDLKELDEKVQQLTLALNLSGPAKIPEIINRLKSFAKIKEHSTNLRLTIERLETMADKTMSSDMEHVINHQEFMAIRYSTALKNIATVSKVQNESSLQQNKDSYNVLGDLLRVRIFPQSQPQLCPFSLTNYFESISSGTPVSHGESMSNELLRVSSCSNFPREIDINLIKMAKTGFYYIDGKKTKCFSCGVTYDKWKSGDDPVVMHRMLSPSCALLAEPRFASSGTQEERTTVVSNNTESTVDTRTVTSQGLNQSENASSTSEPRLQVSSSYNSTSNNVQERLGNQIRSPSNRDRTSFATGNANSQETQTSIENNNATGTSSCQHNTEFESLGIHLEKPKYPNYACLTVRISSFEGWPSYLDQSPRQMALAGFLFAGYHDYTRCFFCGGGLRNWEAGDDPWVEHARWFPKCTFLKQNKGENFINAVQKRQEEIDRETNVTTENTKTTAPSAQTSSSAVYTSTTRTTHNDILKTVAARSVIEMGYTDQQVINAYQHLTTSGKDMNSISATDVMHILLDDDTQHQQQGATTDVTQHGNNTNTAGDQKSDCTSTQCNGLDNTVIEQNLLFDDTENLIEENRQLRDQRLCKVCLDLEASIAFLPCGHIVCCIDCAPAMRKCPVCRTYVKGTVKTYLA